One stretch of Candidatus Eisenbacteria bacterium DNA includes these proteins:
- the fsa gene encoding fructose-6-phosphate aldolase translates to MKFFIDTANIKEIRDAKALGVLDGVTTNPTLVAKEKRPFKDVILEICQAVDGPVSVEVVALDSAGMVTQALELSKLHKNVVVKVPLIREGIKAIKELSSKGVKTNATLVFSSNQAILAAKAGATYVSPFIGRLDDSSHVGMDVVREMTLIFRNYSFETEIIVASVRNPLHVIEAAIAGAHIATIPFPVIEQIIKHPLTDAGVKRFLEDWEKVKKLGGELL, encoded by the coding sequence ATGAAGTTTTTCATCGATACGGCGAACATCAAGGAGATTCGTGACGCGAAAGCTCTGGGTGTCCTGGATGGGGTGACCACGAATCCCACTCTCGTTGCCAAAGAGAAGAGGCCGTTCAAGGACGTCATTCTTGAGATCTGCCAGGCGGTCGATGGTCCTGTGAGCGTTGAGGTGGTGGCACTGGACAGCGCAGGCATGGTGACACAGGCACTGGAATTGTCAAAGCTCCACAAGAACGTTGTGGTGAAAGTGCCTCTTATCCGGGAGGGCATAAAGGCGATCAAGGAACTATCGTCGAAGGGCGTTAAGACGAATGCCACGCTTGTCTTTTCATCGAACCAGGCCATTCTTGCTGCGAAAGCTGGTGCCACCTACGTGAGTCCTTTTATCGGAAGGCTGGATGATTCGAGTCACGTTGGGATGGATGTCGTCAGAGAAATGACATTGATTTTCCGGAACTACTCCTTCGAAACCGAAATAATCGTAGCCAGCGTAAGAAACCCGCTTCATGTCATTGAAGCTGCTATTGCCGGCGCTCATATAGCCACGATACCTTTTCCGGTGATTGAGCAAATAATTAAGCACCCGCTCACCGATGCCGGGGTGAAGCGTTTCCTCGAAGACTGGGAAAAAGTCAAGAAGCTTGGAGGTGAGCTCTTGTGA
- a CDS encoding Gfo/Idh/MocA family oxidoreductase: MPKKTVRIGIIGAGAIAQVEHIPALKKLKDVEIVAICDHDEERAQRVAQKFGIERVVEDYEELVRMDDIDGVHICTPNFLHAPMTVAALSYGKNVLCEKPLARNALEAEEMVKAAEKAKKILMPAVNNRFRADSRLLKKFVEKGELGQILYAKTGWLRRPTEWRDSAWHGDKKVSGGGVLMDLGVHMLDLCLWLMGNPGVVSVTASTYSKAGKRDVEDSATCFLRLEGGATVTLEVSWTLLLESNFGYLNLYGRSGVALLNPLRIHKEMHGTLANVTPSVEPTRNIHKQSYEAEIEHFVDCVRKGETPVSSAKEGLEVMRVVDAIYKSAETKKEVKLS, from the coding sequence TTGCCGAAAAAAACGGTTCGGATAGGAATCATTGGAGCTGGTGCGATAGCTCAGGTCGAGCACATTCCGGCATTGAAGAAGCTCAAGGATGTCGAGATTGTGGCTATTTGCGACCACGATGAGGAAAGAGCTCAAAGGGTTGCCCAGAAATTTGGGATTGAGAGGGTGGTTGAGGACTACGAAGAGCTTGTTCGGATGGATGACATCGATGGGGTTCACATTTGCACTCCGAACTTCCTTCACGCACCTATGACAGTGGCGGCCCTCAGCTACGGAAAGAACGTGCTTTGCGAAAAGCCGCTTGCAAGAAACGCCTTGGAAGCCGAGGAAATGGTGAAGGCGGCCGAGAAGGCAAAGAAGATTCTCATGCCTGCGGTCAACAACCGGTTCAGGGCGGATTCTCGCTTGCTGAAGAAATTCGTGGAGAAGGGAGAGCTGGGTCAAATCCTCTACGCCAAAACCGGATGGCTGAGAAGACCGACAGAGTGGAGGGACAGCGCCTGGCATGGAGATAAGAAAGTTTCGGGCGGCGGCGTGCTCATGGACCTTGGTGTCCACATGCTGGATCTATGCCTTTGGCTCATGGGAAATCCGGGAGTCGTTTCAGTAACTGCATCCACGTATTCCAAGGCAGGCAAACGGGACGTCGAAGACTCTGCTACGTGCTTCCTGAGACTTGAAGGTGGGGCAACAGTCACTCTGGAGGTCAGCTGGACTCTCCTTCTCGAATCCAATTTCGGCTATCTGAATCTCTACGGAAGGTCCGGAGTAGCTCTTCTCAACCCGCTGAGGATACACAAGGAGATGCACGGCACTCTCGCCAATGTCACTCCTTCAGTAGAGCCGACAAGAAATATCCACAAGCAATCATATGAAGCTGAAATCGAGCACTTCGTTGACTGCGTGAGGAAGGGAGAGACTCCTGTCTCATCAGCAAAAGAAGGGCTCGAAGTCATGCGGGTTGTGGACGCGATATACAAATCCGCCGAAACAAAGAAAGAGGTGAAACTTAGTTAG
- the truA gene encoding tRNA pseudouridine(38-40) synthase TruA, which produces MRNIKLTVEYDGTAFSGWQAQRDLRTVQGEIEAKLRHLFGEELKVRGAGRTDAGCHAVGQVANFHTQSALPPDRIMRALNDLLEKDVRIKRAEEVGLDFDARRSAKRRVYEYIIVRGSSALWRRNAWCVPYEFDVTEMDLASKTLEGTLDFSSFVSSGSSPRSHVTQVFSTKWRKWKSGAIFRIEARSFLRGMVCNIVGTCMQIGRGKLGRERMRLILDAKKRELGGPKAPTHGLYLLEVLY; this is translated from the coding sequence ATGAGGAACATAAAGCTCACGGTCGAATATGATGGAACGGCTTTCTCAGGCTGGCAGGCCCAGAGGGACTTGAGGACGGTTCAGGGCGAGATTGAAGCGAAACTCAGACATCTGTTCGGGGAAGAGTTGAAGGTCAGAGGAGCAGGGCGGACAGATGCCGGATGTCATGCAGTCGGTCAGGTCGCTAATTTCCATACGCAGAGCGCCCTTCCGCCCGACAGGATAATGAGGGCATTGAATGATCTTCTCGAAAAAGATGTTAGAATAAAGCGTGCTGAAGAAGTCGGACTGGATTTCGACGCCAGGAGAAGTGCGAAGAGAAGAGTGTATGAGTACATCATCGTCAGAGGTTCCTCCGCGCTTTGGAGAAGAAATGCCTGGTGCGTTCCGTATGAGTTCGACGTGACAGAGATGGATCTCGCCTCAAAAACTCTTGAGGGCACACTCGACTTCAGCTCCTTTGTCTCTTCCGGATCATCACCGAGAAGCCATGTCACGCAGGTGTTCTCGACGAAATGGAGGAAGTGGAAGAGTGGAGCTATTTTCAGGATTGAGGCAAGGAGTTTTCTGAGAGGGATGGTATGCAACATAGTAGGAACGTGTATGCAAATAGGACGCGGGAAGCTGGGAAGAGAGAGAATGCGATTGATTCTTGATGCGAAGAAAAGAGAGCTGGGGGGTCCGAAGGCCCCGACGCACGGGCTGTACCTGCTGGAGGTCCTGTACTGA
- a CDS encoding matrixin family metalloprotease: MRRRKAVIFFVFSFCVSIPLVFSYNYTGYKWNSNPSYYINQDLDTDVCPGAESAVIRAAATWSNVSNQSFRLSWAASTDLNYNPSGHDGFSVVGYWIFPDNRVGDTKAWYVGSGQIIECDTAFNTYYLWSASLSDLCPWDRMDVQNVATHEFGHWLRLGNVGDYNATMCEFTEKGETKKRSLESDDMAGIRHIYGSGGGEKRGSGCGLNPAVPPEDDEIPEKKP, from the coding sequence ATGAGAAGAAGAAAAGCAGTAATCTTCTTTGTGTTTAGTTTCTGTGTGTCTATTCCCTTGGTTTTTTCATACAACTACACAGGGTATAAGTGGAACTCAAATCCATCCTATTACATTAACCAGGACCTGGACACCGATGTGTGTCCGGGTGCCGAGAGTGCTGTCATTCGAGCTGCGGCAACCTGGAGTAATGTTTCTAACCAGAGTTTTCGTTTGTCGTGGGCTGCAAGCACAGACCTCAATTATAATCCATCGGGGCATGACGGTTTCAGTGTGGTTGGTTATTGGATTTTTCCCGACAACCGGGTTGGAGATACGAAAGCGTGGTATGTTGGCTCAGGGCAGATTATCGAATGTGATACAGCCTTTAACACATATTATCTTTGGTCGGCATCGCTTTCCGACTTATGCCCATGGGATAGGATGGATGTCCAGAATGTGGCTACGCACGAATTTGGGCACTGGCTGAGGCTTGGTAACGTGGGAGACTATAACGCCACAATGTGCGAGTTCACCGAAAAAGGCGAGACGAAAAAAAGATCTTTGGAGAGCGATGATATGGCTGGTATCCGACATATATATGGATCTGGTGGTGGCGAAAAGCGTGGCAGCGGTTGCGGTTTGAACCCTGCAGTGCCACCAGAAGACGATGAAATCCCTGAGAAGAAACCATGA
- a CDS encoding aspartate-semialdehyde dehydrogenase, protein MKVAIVGGTGAVGLEFLRVLEERQFPVGELRVFATKSSAEKTVTFRGEKLRVEELSAVPLQEAELAFFSAGGSVSREFAPLIKKRTIVIDNSSAFRMDPGVPLVVPEVNGGRAREHHGIISNPNCSTIQLVVVLKPIMDAAGLRRVVVATYQSVSGTGIEAIEELELGTEEMLSGRKPVPRVYPHRIAFNVFPFVEAFDSSGYTVEEKKVCLETKKILEDESFSITATAVRVPVKRCHSEAVNIETKKKLLADEVRRILGSAPSVTVLDKPEAGIYPTPELAEGKDDVFVGRIREDSSIPCGIDLWIVSDNLRKGAALNAVQIAELLFSTAASKH, encoded by the coding sequence ATGAAGGTCGCCATCGTAGGCGGAACCGGTGCGGTGGGTCTTGAGTTCCTGCGTGTGCTCGAAGAAAGGCAATTCCCCGTCGGCGAACTCAGGGTGTTTGCGACAAAGAGCTCTGCCGAGAAGACCGTTACTTTCCGCGGAGAAAAGCTGCGCGTTGAAGAGCTATCGGCCGTTCCGCTCCAGGAAGCCGAGCTTGCTTTTTTCTCGGCGGGCGGATCCGTAAGCCGGGAATTCGCGCCGCTCATCAAGAAGAGGACCATTGTCATAGACAATAGCTCTGCGTTCCGGATGGATCCTGGCGTACCGCTCGTCGTGCCTGAAGTAAACGGCGGGAGAGCTAGAGAACATCATGGCATAATTTCGAATCCAAACTGCTCGACAATCCAGCTTGTTGTTGTTCTCAAACCCATCATGGACGCAGCGGGATTAAGACGGGTTGTGGTTGCCACCTATCAATCGGTTTCGGGCACAGGAATCGAGGCAATAGAGGAACTTGAGCTTGGCACGGAAGAAATGCTCTCCGGGAGAAAACCTGTTCCAAGAGTGTATCCCCACCGGATAGCCTTCAATGTCTTTCCATTCGTGGAAGCTTTCGACTCAAGCGGGTACACTGTTGAAGAGAAGAAGGTCTGCCTTGAGACGAAGAAAATCCTTGAAGATGAAAGTTTCTCAATAACCGCAACTGCCGTGAGGGTTCCCGTAAAAAGGTGTCACAGTGAGGCTGTGAACATTGAGACCAAGAAGAAACTTCTTGCAGATGAAGTCCGCAGAATCCTCGGGAGCGCTCCTTCGGTCACGGTTCTTGACAAGCCGGAAGCAGGCATCTATCCGACACCCGAGTTGGCCGAAGGAAAAGACGATGTCTTTGTCGGCCGGATAAGGGAGGATAGTTCAATACCCTGCGGAATTGACCTGTGGATCGTCTCGGATAATCTTAGAAAAGGAGCCGCGCTCAACGCTGTTCAGATAGCGGAGCTTCTGTTCTCAACTGCAGCCTCAAAGCACTAG
- the lnt gene encoding apolipoprotein N-acyltransferase produces the protein MSVFSGVLAGLPFQPLQLGLVSYFSLVPLLFSLSLTDNESLKKAFWLGYIQGVVSSFVIFYWIVFLPEKEVRVPGIMFPALAALALYLSLYPAIFCLSISALRRRFRIPYIISAPFIWCGTEYLRSLGVIGFPWASFGYALSPFPSLLQIASLTGVAGLSFLIILSNTSIFHFLAEERRGIKFVFLLTLLISILGPLAHGKNVLRRTEAGRSISVLLIQGNIGSDVKWDERYRYKNFQKFLDLTRKGISDARRDGKKIDLVIWPETAIPSHVRYEYSFYIAVADMLRETGIPLLSGYPDSELDGGERHTYNAAGLFLPGLGLVEQYRKIHLVPFGERIPFQTVLTFLKKVDLGEADFSEGKDYTVFSLGGSRFGTLICFESIFAPLARQMAVNGAEFFANITNDEWFGRTAAPYQHAYMAILRTVENRIPLVRCANTGVSMAVDPYGRVLVKTGIFETSSVLAEVPLGPGKSFYREHGEYFGKACLGVLLAGILACLILRKRHPHLSPLPRGERKNKVCVPS, from the coding sequence TTGTCTGTCTTTTCAGGTGTTCTTGCAGGTCTGCCCTTTCAGCCGCTCCAACTTGGCCTCGTCTCCTACTTTTCACTTGTTCCGCTTCTATTCTCGTTAAGCCTGACAGACAATGAATCCCTCAAGAAGGCATTCTGGCTCGGCTACATCCAGGGGGTTGTTTCTTCTTTCGTAATTTTCTATTGGATAGTCTTCCTCCCGGAGAAGGAAGTCCGCGTTCCGGGAATAATGTTTCCTGCGCTTGCGGCACTGGCTCTCTATCTTTCTCTTTATCCCGCGATTTTCTGTCTTTCGATCTCTGCCTTGAGAAGAAGATTTAGAATACCATACATAATCTCGGCACCTTTCATCTGGTGCGGGACCGAATACCTTAGGTCACTTGGTGTCATTGGGTTCCCGTGGGCAAGCTTCGGATATGCGCTAAGTCCCTTTCCTTCTCTTCTGCAGATCGCGTCGCTGACGGGTGTCGCGGGGTTGAGTTTCCTCATCATCCTTTCAAACACGTCGATCTTTCATTTTCTTGCCGAAGAAAGACGTGGAATAAAGTTTGTCTTCCTGCTCACGCTGCTCATCTCGATTCTCGGGCCGTTGGCACATGGGAAGAACGTTCTCAGGAGAACCGAAGCAGGACGCAGCATCAGCGTGCTTTTGATTCAGGGAAACATAGGAAGTGATGTGAAGTGGGATGAGAGATACAGGTACAAGAACTTTCAGAAGTTCTTGGATCTCACGAGAAAAGGAATTAGCGATGCGAGGAGAGATGGGAAGAAGATTGACCTTGTGATCTGGCCGGAAACTGCGATCCCGAGCCACGTAAGATATGAATATAGTTTCTACATTGCCGTTGCCGACATGCTGAGAGAGACTGGCATTCCTCTTCTCTCCGGATATCCCGATTCAGAGCTTGATGGCGGTGAGAGACATACATACAACGCCGCCGGACTTTTTCTGCCAGGTCTGGGATTAGTCGAGCAGTACAGGAAGATTCATCTCGTCCCGTTTGGGGAAAGAATTCCGTTTCAGACTGTTCTCACCTTCCTGAAGAAGGTTGACCTCGGCGAGGCCGATTTCTCTGAAGGAAAAGACTATACGGTTTTCTCTCTCGGAGGATCGAGATTCGGCACACTGATTTGCTTTGAGTCAATCTTTGCTCCGCTCGCAAGGCAGATGGCGGTGAACGGTGCCGAGTTTTTCGCCAACATCACGAATGATGAGTGGTTTGGAAGAACCGCAGCTCCCTATCAGCACGCGTACATGGCGATTCTGAGAACGGTTGAGAACAGAATCCCTCTGGTCAGATGTGCCAACACCGGCGTATCCATGGCGGTTGATCCATACGGCAGGGTCCTTGTGAAGACCGGGATCTTCGAGACCAGCTCCGTCTTGGCCGAAGTGCCGCTCGGCCCGGGCAAGTCGTTTTACCGGGAGCACGGAGAGTATTTCGGAAAGGCCTGCCTGGGAGTTCTCCTTGCCGGAATCCTCGCATGCCTGATCCTCAGGAAGAGGCACCCTCACCTCAGTCCTCTCCCCAGGGGGGAGAGGAAGAACAAGGTATGCGTTCCATCATAG
- a CDS encoding energy-coupling factor transporter transmembrane component T — protein MNSDFAFGQYLPIHSPFHRLNAGIKILALFGLAVAISFLKSIFLFSALAILCGTCFFLARIPGPVFLSFLKKCLVVSLLTFLLSAFLTPGHPIIVIRFLPVSITVEGVYAGVVFSFRALLLLALVSLLLWSTSPAQILTAFESVPGRRIRRRMKTAGFVLMLSLTFVPVLIEEARRIFIAQRARCGFKKSSFPWNVVDISRITIPLISAVLRKSELLARALRLRGYEV, from the coding sequence GTGAATTCAGATTTTGCTTTTGGTCAGTACCTTCCCATTCATTCTCCCTTCCACAGACTCAATGCCGGGATAAAGATACTCGCGCTTTTTGGTCTGGCTGTTGCAATTTCATTCCTGAAGAGCATTTTCCTTTTCTCAGCCCTGGCCATCCTGTGCGGGACATGCTTCTTTCTGGCCAGGATACCGGGTCCAGTGTTCCTCAGTTTTCTCAAGAAATGTCTGGTAGTCTCCCTTCTGACTTTTCTCCTCTCTGCATTTCTAACACCCGGCCATCCAATTATCGTGATAAGATTCCTTCCTGTGAGTATCACGGTCGAAGGCGTCTATGCAGGGGTCGTCTTCTCATTCAGAGCCCTGCTCCTTCTTGCACTCGTGTCTCTTCTCCTGTGGTCGACATCGCCGGCCCAGATTCTGACTGCTTTTGAGTCAGTGCCGGGTAGGAGAATAAGGCGGAGGATGAAAACCGCCGGTTTCGTGCTTATGCTCTCGCTCACTTTTGTCCCCGTACTCATCGAGGAGGCCAGGAGAATCTTCATTGCACAGAGAGCAAGGTGCGGGTTCAAGAAGAGTTCTTTCCCCTGGAATGTTGTTGATATTTCCAGAATCACAATTCCGCTCATTTCGGCGGTGCTGAGGAAAAGCGAGCTTCTTGCGCGTGCGCTCAGGCTAAGAGGCTATGAGGTTTGA